From Deltaproteobacteria bacterium:
GTCCATAAAGGTGAGATCGTGGGGTTGGTCGGGGAGTCTGCATGCGGTAAAAGCGTCACCAGCCTGTCTTTGATGCGTCTGGTGCCGCCGCCCACCGGACGGATCGTTGGCGGGGAGATCCTGTTCGATGGCATTGACCTCCTTTCCCTTCAAGAGGAGGAGATGCGGGAGTACCGAGGCAAGCGAATCGCCATGATCCTACAGGACCCGATGGTTTCCCTGGACCCTCTCTTCCGCATTGGCAACCAGATTTCAGAGGCGATCAGGTATCATGAAGATCAGAAAAAGCAAACCCTGCGCTCGCGCGTCATCGAGCTTTTAAGGAAGGTGAAGGTCCCTTCCCCTGAGGTCCGCATTGACGACTACCCCTTTCAATTCAGCGGCGGCATGAGTCAGCGCTGCCTCATCGCCATGGGTATTTCCTGCCAGCCGGACCTGCTCATCGCCGACGAACCCACCACCGCCCTGGACGTAACCATCCAGGCTCAAATTTTAAGACTGCTGCGGGAGATACAGCGGGAATCTAACACCGCCATCATCCTTATTACTCACGATCTGGCAGTGGTGGCCCAGTTGTGCAAAAGGATCCTGGTCATGTACGCCGGCCGCATTATCGAACAGGGAGATATCA
This genomic window contains:
- a CDS encoding ABC transporter ATP-binding protein, which produces MAGAKNNKPVLSVKELKTYFFSPQGIVRAVDGISFDVHKGEIVGLVGESACGKSVTSLSLMRLVPPPTGRIVGGEILFDGIDLLSLQEEEMREYRGKRIAMILQDPMVSLDPLFRIGNQISEAIRYHEDQKKQTLRSRVIELLRKVKVPSPEVRIDDYPFQFSGGMSQRCLIAMGISCQPDLLIADEPTTALDVTIQAQILRLLREIQRESNTAIILITHDLAVVAQLCKRILVMYAGRIIEQGDINTIFENPAHPYSVGLIRSVPVLGKRVKELYTIEGQPPDLMQLPPGCSFGPRCNRRMEICAQEYPPETRLAEGHIVRCWLYQ